The following proteins come from a genomic window of Leguminivora glycinivorella isolate SPB_JAAS2020 chromosome 6, LegGlyc_1.1, whole genome shotgun sequence:
- the LOC125226928 gene encoding uncharacterized protein LOC125226928 → MASSSSTEQDENTESPRKKIKRGYARGVEEGFKVVFMAAQEDEIKSLREKNTELVQKVQYWKMTASQRENDKLELMKEINELRLKLIRLKSGGAADARKLDAALQQASEQALSHLVQASSAVARTMELAKTYMRDREGNGADTVSPRWSNISNSTEKVHRVPPMMMGGQSIQPVVSLSRTLNLNTSRPAARSPNSRNVTVRAVPMHMLQDVYIPLTRIDMRDVRNQNETEPEPADDSGENIPFDSSMEEVAEEPQNMTDDDDFESSRRLDIVTEDVELESEEQTPPRPRVDNPLEGPSWLLDAPREPDSTTEEVHTPNSDSPEVPREPSPAAARVFTPTLRRRKRTSTPPPLTRDSLNGSLSCSRVLQVLVPKLLVTDPTSPAHKRPKPRFDAPSPNGATDSRVIVSEELESQSREGESGEQSRTPTSKPQ, encoded by the exons ATGGCATCTTCCTCCTCCACTGAACAG GATGAAAACACTGAAAGTCCTCGAAAGAAGATTAAAAGAGGTTACGCTAGGGGTGTAGAAGAAGGTTTCAAG GTAGTGTTCATGGCGGCTCAAGAAGATGAGATTAAAAGTCTCAGagagaaaaatactgaactgGTGCAAAAAGTTCAGTACTGGAAGATGACTGCGTCTCAGAGGGAAAATGACAAGTTGGAGTTAATGAAAGAGATCAATGAGCTGAGGCTCAAATTGATT CGTCTCAAAAGTGGTGGTGCCGCAGACGCACGGAAGCTAGATGCTGCACTCCAACAGGCTAGCGAGCAGGCTCTCTCCCACCTGGTGCAGGCCTCCAGTGCCGTTGCTCGCACCATGGAGCTAGCCAAGACTTATATGAGGGACAGGGAAGGAAATG GTGCAGACACAGTATCCCCGCGATGGAGCAACATCAGCAACTCTACAGAGAAAGTGCACCGAGTGCCTCCCATGATGATGGGCGGACAGTCCATACAGCCTGTTGTGTCGCTTAGCAGGACTTTGAATCTTAATACTTCTA GACCAGCAGCTAGGAGTCCCAACTCTCGCAATGTTACCGTGAGAGCTGTACCAATGCATATGTTACAAG ATGTTTACATTCCGCTGACTCGGATAGACATGAGGGACGTTCGGAACCAGAACGAGACTGAACCAGAGCCTGCAGACGACAGCGGGGAAAACATCCCGTTtgact CAAGCATGGAGGAGGTGGCAGAGGAACCTCAAAACatgactgatgatgatgatttcgaATCATC GCGTAGATTAGATATAGTGACTGAAGATGTGGAGCTAGAGAGTGAAGAACAGACACCACCGAG GCCTAGAGTAGACAATCCTCTGGAGGGACCCAGTTGGTTGCTGGACGCGCCGCGAGAGCCAGACTCCACTACTGAAGAAGTGCACACACCCAACAGTGACAGCCCTGAG GTTCCCCGGGAGCCGTCGCCAGCGGCGGCGCGCGTGTTCACGCCCACGCTGCGGCGCCGCAAGCGCACCTCCACGCCTCCTCCACTCACAAGGGATTCACTCAACGG GTCACTATCCTGCTCTCGCGTTCTACAAGTACTAGTCCCCAAACTACTAGTGACAGACCCGACTTCGCCTGCCCACAAACGACCGAAGCCTCGCTTCGACGCGCCGAGCCCCAACGGCGCTACCGACTCACGAGTTATTGTATC GGAGGAGCTGGAATCTCAAAGCAGAGAAGGGGAATCAGGCGAGCAGAGTCGCACGCCTACCAGTAAACCGCAATGA